TAGGCTTGCAGTGATGCATGATTGATATATACACTTTATATAGACTAATATAGAGTAAAAAGAAGGGTAAAAAGAGTGAAGGGATTTATATAAATTCTCTAaaagtgtgcatgtatttgtctTATAGGCCCTGACAGTCCCAGCACTGTGATGAAGGACGTGGGTACACGCACTCGGGCTGTGAAACTGAAGCATCAGTCACTGCAGGACAGGCTAGAGCTGTGTATTCTGGAGCTGAAGAAACTCTGTATCAGAGAGGCTGTGAgtcatcttacacacacacacacgcgggcatCTAACTGAGATAAGTAATTACTAAACAAAATGGACTTCCACTGCAGTATCAGAAATTGTGATAGACCTTCTGGAAAGGAAAACAAGTCCACAGCTCAGCTCAGAAAAGTATGAAAAACATGTATTAAGCTTCATTTTTAGTGACCTGAATTTGGGGTAGAGTATAAACTGTTCTAAGAAAAAACGTTTCTTCTCCAGTGGATTCCGCACCACTCTGTTAGCTTTGCAGATGAGTACCGCTTCAACTGGGTCAGATCCCCACCTCTTTCCTACACCTATTTTTTACTTTGCCAAACAAAAGAAGGCGGGTTGCCTTACTGTGCCATGAGGCAGGGTTATGGCGCGCTCCTCAGAATGAGACATCGGGTCTTTCCACTTGCACACGCTTGTTAAGGTGTTCTGAAGAGAGTCTGTGAGAACACCTCACCCTTCTGTGACAAGAACTGAAGTCAGGCCCTAGCGACGATGTTTGTATTGTCTGTAGTTGAATTGGCACACCCTTGTTGTGGCTCACCAGAACTGGTGacatgtgggtttgtgtctctgttGAAAATATTACCACAGAGAGCTTTTATTTGTTGCCTGCGTGTTTCAGATGGGATTGATCTTGGGAGGGACAGCAGGATTGCTTTAGGAGGCAGGATGAGAAAGAACAGAATCTTTTGAATAACGTAGTTGCGTAACTGTATTGGTTGAGAACATCGACTTGTCTGAACTTGCTGAATGTAGTAGTTAATACCTGAAAGTCAGGAACAGGGGTTAAAGCCACACTGACAGAAACTCATTCGTTGTTCCAtctcacactgaacacagtttCAGTTATGTTTCAGCTGAGCTCTTGAGGTGTGCAGTATGAAGCCACAAGTACCAGCATGCCTAGAGATGGCCTTTTCCCACTGCCCTTCTCATTCTTCTCCATGTTTAAAACCATAAATCTTCCACTTCATGCAGGAACTGACGGGACACTTGTCCTCAGACTACCCTGTCTTGCCAGGAGAAAAGCCCCCCCTGATCCGTCGCCGTATAGGCGCTGCTTTCAAACTGGACGAGCAGAGCTTTCTTCATAGAGGAGAGGTAAAGAATTGAACCAAAAGGCCATTTCCACAATCATCTGCCACATATCTCACTGTGGTCTGTTCCCATAAACATCTAATAATCTTTAGGGTTAACCCTCTGGGGTTTAGTGTTATTCCATATTGTTGTAACTAATATATGcctgtatgcatatatatatatattatatattactttaGTATTATGATATGTTTTTCCATTTGACTAGTGTTTGACCTCAGAGGGACTAGAAACATTACATTAGGAGGCGGAACTTCTCTTCATCTCAAACCTGTTTAATAGAAATGGGtcatacaaatatatttgacATATGGAAATTCACTGAGGCGGTGGTCCTGTAGGACTCGGAGCTAAGCGCGGTGGAGGCTGAGCTAGCCCTGCAGCAGCAGATCTACACAGCAGCACGGCGACTGTGCCAGGAGGAGCCTCTCGGCAAAGCGGTGAAGAGGAGCAGGGTGCAACAATGCAGGCTGGAGGAACAAAAGCTCAAGGAGCTCCAGGGGGCCGTGTTCCAGCTGCGACTCCAGCGCGGCCGCTCTTCGCCACGGCCACCTCTCGTCGTACAGAAACGTGAGCGAGCTTTTCTGTCATAAAGCCTAGTATGGCTAAAACTTCACACCAGTACCAGCGATTACTGTGGAGGAGCGATTTATAGTACTTAGTTTTAATGACTGATGATGCTTGCATTTCCAGATCAGGGAGCCTCAGATGACAGTTCGCTGTCCGATTCGGCAGTGATGGATGAAGGTAAATGTAGAGCAAGATGTAGCCCCTTTACGCATGTAGCCCCTTTAAGCAAGGATGTATATTTGTATCTCTAACAGTGATGTCTGTAAGTATTGTCTGTATTGATGTAAGTAAGTGATGTCTGAATTGACGTATAATTTCTTTGGGGATTCTTGTAGAGGAGCTGACAAGCCAGTCATCTCAGGTCTCATCAGAGCCCCCTCCAGTTGGAGACCCTTGTTCTGTGCCCCTGGGTCCTCCCCATCGCCCTCTCACCCCCACTGGCCCCTTCCTTCTCCCTCCTGAGCCAAACCCCCACCAGACACCCCCTGTCCCCCTCAAGGCCTTACATGCCTGCCCCAGCCCCATACCGGAGCATGACCCTGCCCCCATTCAGAACTCCCCATGGAAGGAGTCCAGCCTGGATAAGCCTTACGAGAAACAGAAGAAGTCTCACTCCAGTAGCACCAAGTCCAGGTACGCTGACATTCTGACCCCAAACAGGAGATTTGTTAATGGACTTTTTGCAGTTTGAGTTTGTAAACAATTTTCAAACTGCAGAGACTTTGGAAATATGACCTTTCCAACTGACTTTTGCCTCAAGCGTTCATTAAGACAGACACAGTAATTTCTTAGGTGTGTATGGCTACACCTCCACTTTACTTATggccttgtttaaaaaaaaaaaagtctttctaAAGTTTACCATACTGCAACAAACTGtcagtctgaaaaaaaaattgatagCACTGAATCACTATAATTGACAGCAATTCTTTATCTGGCAGTCCTGCTGTTACTCCTACATTACCTTCACTGGAAGCTTGCTTTGAAGTGGCAGGCCTAACATTGCAAATACCTACACATGCCTCACTGAGACACAGCCAATCCAGCAGCGCCCCATCTACGCCAGACCTGCATCTGCACAGAGGACAATCTCTCAGGTAAGCAGCCATCTTGGAGCACACAAAccactcattctctttctttttcatgcactctgtgttttgttgttgttgtttttttcatggttGCTAATGTTTGTACTCTGACAGAATTCCAAACAGTGAGATGGCACGCAACGTAGAACAGGACAGAGGACGGCCACAGCGGTCCAGGAGGAGACTCACTGATGTCAATCTGATGTCACCAGACTACTCCTCTATGAGATTAGCCATGGGAAACCCACTGTACAGCTCCAGCTGTGAGGACAGCAGTTCTGAGCACTCCTCAACTCCTTCTCATGTCAGCTCACCTTGTCTCGAGTACCCAACGGTGCTGCAGATTCCATGCCAAGACCACTACAGATATCACTACAGCAGCCACACTGACAGTCACATGCCTCAGTCCTATGTGCCTCTCAGTTACTACAAGAATTCTTCACCTCAGTTGTCCCCTAGCATCTACACATATGTGGATGAGGGCAGGGGCAATGAGGTGGACATGGATAGGATGTACATCAGGcaccagcttcccccttcttgCAACAATACACACTACGAGTACTGGTACGACGAGGCTCCACCACACCAGCAGCTCTGCAGGCTGATACCCCCTCACGTCAAGGTGTCCCGGACCCCATCGCTCAGAGagtacccccaccaccccaacaAGGGCCTACCCCGCCAGGTGGTGTCTGAGGAGCTTAAGTCTTGGCACCAACGCAGCCAGTTACGGACACCAAGGCCACATTCCCTGGACAGGCACCGGCAGGGTGCCATGCGCTTTCGGAACACGCCTGGACGCGAGTCACCACTTTCACAGCAGCACAGCTTCCAGGAACAGCAGGTGAAGTATATTTTCTGACCGTATACTGATGGGGCAGAAACAAATTCATCTACTCTCTTGTATCCAGAGGCACCAACGTCAAAGGCACCAACAGCAAACACCCCATGTGGATCATGCAGCTAGCTGAGGGCTTTATGAAACACAATAGCATGAGTTCACCTTACCATCATGTTTCAGTCTGTGGGAGAAGAGTCATTTGCAGCACAGATAGGGAATCAGGCACTGCCTAGGCCTGTCTATAGAGTCACGGAAGCTTCCAGAGAAACTCCAGAGGTTTAATAACACTGTTGTATCATATACTGGAATTAGGTGTGGCACACAGGTAAAGAGTGCTTCACTGGATATGAAGAGCTCTTGAAGAGACTTAAAgaactatataaataattaaagtatTTGCCATAACTGGattaacacacatgtacaataTGTACTTTAAGGTTAATATATATTAACTAAAAGGCCTTTTTATTAACACACATTTTGTGGTAAAAGACATTCAAGGTTTGTTATTTTAGTAGTTTACAGTGGCTAAAATACATGTGAACCTGATATGTTGGTGAGCATTCCTTTGGCTCAAGGACAAAAGCTTAAACTGAATGAAGGAAAACTGATTGTGGCCCTGCCCGGTGGTTCCACTATAAATCCTGAAGTGGCTAGATAAGGTGATTGGCCAGCATTTTACATACTTCCTTTCCAGGTTATGGAAACCTCTGGAAGCATCAATTTATGCTCCTGGAGGATGGCTGGCATGTTCCTGATGCTGAAACTGATATTAATTATATGGACATTGTTCTGTGACCTTTTTATTGCTCTTGTGGAACAATCAGTTTGATATAACATTGTTGGGTTTTAAATCACAAGCTCTACTTAGGGTGttgatgtattatttttaaGGATCAAAAATGTTCCTCACTACTAACAATTGTAGTGTTAATAGCTGTGtaacacactgacactcatcAGTATGAGCTCAGAATGGGCAGAACAATATGACTTGGTATTCATACCAAGCGAAAGTGAAGCAATCCCCTTAAAGATGGAAATGTGCAATTGGAAACCAAAAGAATGTGTACCACATGCCCCAGCAAGCTGActtcataaaaaagaaaattcctACAAATTAATTCGGCTGTGAAAGCGAATGTTTTGCTTAGGGAAAAGGGaaaccaaaataaagaaaagaaggTGTGAAAGTAGACACTTTCACTCTTTCCAAAATGAAACTGTAGCTACCTATATCTAAATTAACTTTcacaatgaaaatataatgCTTGTACATTGTAGCTCAGATTGAAGCCATAATTTGAGTGTAATTGAGTCAGTGTTCATTAGTCTTCAAGGATGTGTGTTCATATGCGTTCCTTTGGCTGTTTGGGGGCTCTTTCTGATGTATAAGACCTTGATATTCTCTTGAGTCCAGTCAGAAGACAGGATGTGGGAACACTGATTCTGCTTGACTCACACAGTTGCTACATTCCAGTATCAGGTTTCAGCCATTGCTAATGATTTACACGGTCAAGTATTTCAACACTGGAGCAGCTGAGAtagttttaaatacattatttttccaAATATCAAAGTGATGTACTTTTTCTTGCTTAAATCacctttttacatatttataaactGGCCAAAAGGCTCATGGTAGCCCACTAATCAGTGAATTCACTGTATTTAATAATCCGCAGTTGATTTCAGCACTTGGATGTGTTTGTTACACATAAATGTTCTCAGCAGTGTCCATATGGTATTAAGAAaatagacaaaataaaaaacaataaaggaCAAACTTTTTTCAGTTCAGTAGATGTGATGTGCCATCagattttcaaatgtttgtttttggtttccaGAAAGACAAGCTGTACATTTCATCAATACTTCTATCTGCTATTTGATCTGCCTAAAcagattttaatgttttttgggTGTGTTACCTATGGTGGACTAAAGCAATCACTGAGCAAGGATTATTATTTGAAGGATTCAGTCGAGTCTCTTAAAGCTGACCTGTTATACATAGGGCTTAATGTGAGCCACTCCTTCAGTCAACAACACTGAGTCAGTGAGTTTCAGTGCTGATAGAGATTTACCCCATATATACATTCACTCTGTCTTACCAGCGAGTGCTGATAAAAGTCCTTCAGTGCTGTAATTCAAGGAAAATATGACTTGTTGGGGGGGCATTTAATATAAAAAGTTTTTGCtgtattgtatatatttatctgtctgtctctctgtctgtctgtctgtctgtctgtctattccCACTCCAGCTACCCCAAAGACGGATCGTCCAGAGGTCTGCAGACGGAACACCAATCAAATGGTATGAAGAAGATGACAAAGAGATTGTCAGCCAGGTGTAGAAAAAGGACTTCTGGAAAGAAacatagaaaacacacacacacacacatacacacacacacacacacacacacacacacacacacacacacacctcagtgacAAGAGAcctatttatgttttaatttattgaacTACTAGATGAAAGTGATTTAGCCATAGTTATGTCTATAGCTGGACTAACCTTGATCAAATGCCTTTTAACGTTATAAGACACTATATGTTTCATAACTGATCTACTCTGAAAGACAATGTCGctaataaaatagatttttatatGTCTACATTTTGTAcaataaaaaaggtttatatgctgttttcctttacaAGACTGTTGCTACTGACAAAATTAAAAGGTGTCTGTTGATTTCGTCCTGCACAACTCTGTTAGAAAACACCATGCAAGTGAAGTAAtcaatttaatgtttaaaatatatattctttttggTTTATAGATTTATACTGGTGTAGATTTCTGTGGGAGTTTATTTTCTGGGATAAAAAAACGTTTAAATCATCTAATTTAAATCGCCTTGATTTCCGACAATAGTGTATACGTTTTAATAACGCATAACAAGCTGATTTTATAATACACTTCAAAATACTGCACACTTTAAAATTTCGGGAAgctaaacgtaaatgtaaaatgcatattttcttgttttaagcTCAGTTCGTTATCATGCGTTAATGGTAGTTAACTAAAGCGTAATTTACATGCAACAACTCTCAGATAAACACTGCGTTGATGAGACGGTTTGTGAGGGGGCCGCCCACTTTGATTCCCTCCCAGCACAGCGAAAAATGACTCAAACGCCAGGGGGCGCCCACGAGAGCGTCCTCGAGGAATGGAGGTGAATGGAGATAAATGGCTAAAAACgaaaaattaaaattgtttCTAACCAGTTGACCAGGATCTTGCCTTATATCTGGAGACTTGTGTATTGCACTAAATTATCAAATGTAATTAGCTTACCTTAccttatggtttttttttctacagcaaacGGGTTTTGGCCAAGTAGGACGCTAGCTGTAGTCTGACTGCTCAAACGCCGGTTTTTCGTTTCTAGCCCTTTATGCAGCTTTAACGTCCATCCCATTAGACTCTCTCGGGCGCCCTCTAGCGTCTGACAAACCCGGAAGACATTAAAGAAATCCTGATTGAACCCACTGTCGCGGAGAATTACAGTTTAGGGCACTTGTTGGGCAGATTCACAGGACTGGTTACGGTCTACCGGTTTGTACTCTTCGCCTGAGTCAACAAAAAATCAACGTCGGTGGTGATGGATAGAACACTTGCGCTGCATTCCGACAAAGCAGAGGATATTGCTACGTCGTCTAGTTTCCGGCAGTTCAGAATAGACCATTTTCATCTCGACTTAAAAGTGGATTTCGAAAAGAAATGCTTAGCTGGTTCAGAAACGCTTCGACTGCATTGCCTTCAAGGCCCACAAAGTGAACTGCACTTAGATATTCATCCCACTCTCAGTCTTCAAGACGTTTCGTTTAGTCGTAATGACCAGGAGTGGACCGAAGTCGAATTTCTTACTCGGGATTTTACTAGTTATGGCACCACGCTGGTTGTAAAATTTCCCTTTCTTTGGAATTCAGAAGAGAGATTTCAACTTCACATCAAGTACGCAGCCTTTGATGGACCAGGGGTAAGCATAGCATCGCATTCAAACTTAACACATTAgctacatgtaaaaaaaaagtttgtaagTTGCGAAATATTTTCTGGAAGTATTTTCATTAGTCAAACAGGAAGATTTTCAAGTTTCTCAAAAGTGAAACAATTTTTCTGTCTTGTGCGAAAGGAGCGCCCCATGCATTATTGCCTTAATTGTAGCGTGCACTCAAAGACTTATATTTGGGCATGCAGCCTGATCAGACTGCTGAGAAGAGACTCCCATTCCTGTACACGGCTGGTTTTCCAGTGTTGAAACGGAGTGTGTTTCCCGGTTTTCATACGCCGATGACAGAGTCCCTACTCGGCCACAGTGCAGGTAATGGACCCTGCTCATCCACTGCATGTATGTTCTCCCAGGTGTGCTGGCTGGAACCAGAGCAGACCGCTGGAAAGCAGATGCCCTACGTCTTTACCCAGGGGCAGGCTGTGCTCAATCGTTCCTTCTTTCCATGCTTTGACACTCCAGCAGTAAAGAGCACCTACTCAGCAGCAGTAAAGGTGAGGTCTTAGCTAGTGTGTATCATATAGAAAAATGAAGCACTGAgctgttttactttatttctatGTTCAGCTAGAggttaaaatatctaaaatagtGTTCATCAATGTTCTGGAGTTCAAGCTATATTTATTTAGTAGCCAGTTTTACTCAGAAACATAGAATACACTAGTCATTGTTGGGGGTAAACATTAACTTTATTTGCTGTGACAGTTAAACAACAAATTGGAGGTGATTTTATAGACTGTGGTGCAAGAAACGTGCACCATAGTTATGCACCACTTACCTGAAGCACAGATTTTTCAAAATTTGTTTAGATCGCATTTGTTACTGCAGAGAACAGAATCTGTTCCTGATAGTCAGCTCATAAGGCATTCAGAGTTGACAGTCTACAAGAATTAAGTGTATAAAGCTTAAAGATGGCCCTAAATATCACATACAAAATAAGAAATGCAGTCTATATAGTGAATTTACATTATCATTGTACTTTGAGCAGGCTCAGAGATATAGCAGCTGAAGATATTGGTTGACCTCTGCCCTCATCAGGTGCCTGATGGCTTCACGGCAGTTATGAGTGCCACCAAATGGGAGCACAGGAAAGAAGACAACACTTTCCTCTTCACCATGGAGCAGCCCATTCCAGCCTACCTGGTGGCCCTGGCTGTGGGGGACCTGGTTTCTGCCAAGGTTGGGCCAAGGTAAGCCCTCTGATCCCTTAGAAGTGATGCATTCATTTTCCTAATATGTACCATCATAGTCACTAGATTTTCCTCCTACCTTTTCACATCATATGTGCAATATAATGATGAACGTCTCACTAATCTGTGTGTAAAAGAAAGTAAACTTCTAACATTGTACTAACTGCCTCCCTATTTTCTTTTTGCACTATCTTGCTGAATCTCGAGCCATGTGTCAGATCTAAAGATGCTCGGTTTGGCTGGTTCTGGAGCACTCGTATGCCAAAGGAGGTTTCTTTGTTCATAATCTGTTTTTAAGGTCTCGGGTGTGGGCTGAGCCATGCTTAATACAGAGTGCCAAGAAGGAGTATGACGGTGTTATTGAGGAATTTCTGTTAGTAGGAGAGAAGATCTTTGGACCGTATGTATGGGGGAGGTAAGATACCCTAGCCGGAATGTTTCTTCCACTAGATGAGATCGTCAAACACAAGTCAGAAAAAACTACGATATGCACTTACCATCCACTttatgaaaaacattcatttattagaCATTGTCATGAGTGTGTTGGCCATCCTcaagtggtcagtttctgaccacagaactaGTGTTTGCTGGATATTTTTGACTCCAGCACTCTTATCCCAGCAGTGACAGAGATGCATATAAAAATTTCAGCAATGTTGTTTCTAATAGTCCTATGAACACAACACCAcctaccatgtcagtgtcacaGCTATACTGAAAATGGTCTACCCCACATATCATTGTTTTGTTGTCAGGAATGGACGAGTGATGGACAGGGTGGAACTGCACTGACAAAGGGCTTTTAGGTACCTAGATTAGATccttattgcttattttgtccttttattgttaattttgttcctgttgtggtgtttggtatcagccagaggaggatgggcttcctctttgagtcttggttcctctcaaggattcttcctcatgttcttatggagtttttccttaaatacatttgatcaatttgtttattttctctgctAATCTGGTGACccaattaatattaattttagttGCCAGGTTAATGAGGCGTTCATATTGCTACACTAGTGAGCAAGTCAActgtgacagtggcaaggagaCATTTTTATGAGTTGAGATTGAAATGacatattcatttaataaaagtCACAACTAAAAGCATGCACACGACATGGGGCAACAGAAACCAAACTGACCCAGCTGTTTCTGActcaacaccaaacaccacaatACTCGGGCACAAACCTGAACTAACGGAgcccttttgtttgttttacacatCAAGCCTTAATGGGGTTCAagcatattaatattatatgatCTAACTAGACAGGGGTTGGTTGTCTTGAGGTCGGGTTCATATAACACAATAACTCCATTTAGTGTTAACTAGACTACCATCTTACAGgtacagacaaaaataaataaactaatattttCATCTAGCTGGTTCCTATACAATTACCAGTAAACACATTCAGAAATGGTTGATTGTTCGGTTGATGATGAGCATGATGTAAGCAACATGGTaatgaacagtaaaaaaaacaaacaaacaaaaaaaaacaattgacaAAATACCAAAATAACAGAAGCACAATGTAATTTTACCATTACACTAACATTAACCTTGATCTTATTACATATTTTGAGGTCACAGTGAACATCATGTTAAACCTTTATTACTTTGTATGACTAATACTTAACGGCAAGAGAAATAGAATACACTTCTCGTCACCATGTGACACTATGAACCTATTTCagaataaatgatttattataaatattaatagatCTTGCAGATAAGTTCATGTGGAGTTGCCTTTTGTCCTCAGGATTTGCACAGAGCATTTTGGTCATCATGGGAAGGTAAAGCACGGTGGGATTTGAGgttataattaaaaaacaacattaatgagctttaaaaatgttcccGCATTCCACTTTGCGAATTTACAACACACGGGATGGCCTGGTAAAGGCAACAGGAAGTCAGGTGGTCACAAACAGAGTTGATGGGCCTTGCTTGCTCAGGGTTTGTGCCATTTTATGGATGCTGCTGTTAGACATCTTGGTGCCACAGGGGTCCAAGTTCCTGTCTGTGAGTTGCACCTTACCAGATCAGTTTTTGATCAGAGCAATAAGGAGTAATCTGTTTATGCTACACTAGCAGCTTGGACCTGGATATccgtaaagctgctttgtgactggctgttgtaaaaagcacactatataaatgaaactGGACTTTGACGTGACCTATTAACTGCATTTTAtacatgcaaatgcattttatatCAACTACTGTAGTAAGGTAGGTGTTTCATGTGTGATGAGTGTATGCATTTAACACAGGCCTTGGGTTTGTGTTGTGAATGGCGTTTTCCATTTTGCCAGGTATGATGTGCTGTTCATGCCTCCATCATTCCCCTATGGAGGGATGGAGAACCCTTGCCTGACCTTCGTCACTCCGTGTCTACTGGCGGGTGACCGCTCCCTTGCTGACGTCATCATCCATGAGATCTGTCACAGCTGGTTTGGGAACCTGGTAACCAATGCCAACTGGGGGGATTTCTGGCTCAATGAAGGTTTCACTATGTATGCCCAGCGCAGAGTCTGCAGGGAGCTGTATGGTAAGAAACTAATTATACAGAGAAAAAGCAGCATGTATAATTTTTGAAACTTTACAGGGCTTAGTAGGTAGtgcattattgttgttttctatCATTTATAACCAAGCATAGCAAGTTCTCACTAATAGATTTCATAGTAAAGAA
The Electrophorus electricus isolate fEleEle1 chromosome 20, fEleEle1.pri, whole genome shotgun sequence genome window above contains:
- the inavab gene encoding innate immunity activator b, with the protein product MEAKEETSDTDSGIILHSGPDSPSTVMKDVGTRTRAVKLKHQSLQDRLELCILELKKLCIREAELTGHLSSDYPVLPGEKPPLIRRRIGAAFKLDEQSFLHRGEDSELSAVEAELALQQQIYTAARRLCQEEPLGKAVKRSRVQQCRLEEQKLKELQGAVFQLRLQRGRSSPRPPLVVQKHQGASDDSSLSDSAVMDEEELTSQSSQVSSEPPPVGDPCSVPLGPPHRPLTPTGPFLLPPEPNPHQTPPVPLKALHACPSPIPEHDPAPIQNSPWKESSLDKPYEKQKKSHSSSTKSSPAVTPTLPSLEACFEVAGLTLQIPTHASLRHSQSSSAPSTPDLHLHRGQSLRIPNSEMARNVEQDRGRPQRSRRRLTDVNLMSPDYSSMRLAMGNPLYSSSCEDSSSEHSSTPSHVSSPCLEYPTVLQIPCQDHYRYHYSSHTDSHMPQSYVPLSYYKNSSPQLSPSIYTYVDEGRGNEVDMDRMYIRHQLPPSCNNTHYEYWYDEAPPHQQLCRLIPPHVKVSRTPSLREYPHHPNKGLPRQVVSEELKSWHQRSQLRTPRPHSLDRHRQGAMRFRNTPGRESPLSQQHSFQEQQLPQRRIVQRSADGTPIKWYEEDDKEIVSQV
- the rnpep gene encoding aminopeptidase B isoform X1: MDRTLALHSDKAEDIATSSSFRQFRIDHFHLDLKVDFEKKCLAGSETLRLHCLQGPQSELHLDIHPTLSLQDVSFSRNDQEWTEVEFLTRDFTSYGTTLVVKFPFLWNSEERFQLHIKYAAFDGPGVCWLEPEQTAGKQMPYVFTQGQAVLNRSFFPCFDTPAVKSTYSAAVKVPDGFTAVMSATKWEHRKEDNTFLFTMEQPIPAYLVALAVGDLVSAKVGPRSRVWAEPCLIQSAKKEYDGVIEEFLLVGEKIFGPYVWGRYDVLFMPPSFPYGGMENPCLTFVTPCLLAGDRSLADVIIHEICHSWFGNLVTNANWGDFWLNEGFTMYAQRRVCRELYGEAYTCLEAATGRALLRQHMNNTGEDHPLNKLRVKIEPGVDPDDTYNETPYEKGFCFVSYLAQLTGDQRRFDAFLKAYTDKFKFCSVIAEDALDFYLEYFPDLKEKNVHKIKGLEFDSWLHVSGWPPYLPDLSVGQTLMEPADKLADLWGKENVDITVVSKTDTQPWKTYQTIYFLDKILEKSPLPDGNINMLEDQYPHIVKSNNAELRLRWAQIVAKNQHRLGYDHVRSFLKCQGKQKYTLPVYRTLWNGTEETRALATEIFSATSHQLHVNVRNYAQKIMV